A genomic segment from Streptomyces antibioticus encodes:
- a CDS encoding FAD/NAD(P)-binding protein has translation MKSSTSSMAIVGAGPRGLSVLERLIAQERKSPSAGRITVHVVDPYPPGPGRVWRTDQSRELLMNTVASQVTVFADASVNLVGPVEDGPSLYEWARDVASGTVPVPGDALAEARRLGPDTYPTRAFYGHYLDRVFRTLVAQAPGHLEIRVHRGYAVALDDESGVHGGLQTLLLADGTRLSGLDAVVLAQGHVPVRATAQEERLAAFAAEHGLVYLDPANPADTDHSRIGPGESVVLRGLGLNFFDHMALLTAGRGGSFERVDGRLVYRPSGREPRILAGSRRGVPYHARGENEKGAYGRYRPRLLTVEKTDELRALAADGEWIRFSTHLWPLIAAEVESVYYAALLAGRVDAAELTSFTDRFLKAADSAADKTRLLDAVGVPAVERWDWDRIAEPYREEEFATADDFRTWLLGHLRQDVVEAERGNVSGPLKAALDVLRDLRNEIRLAVDHGGLEANSHRNELEHWYTPLNAFLSIGPPASRIEELIALVEAGTVEIVGPGMVVEAVTEGGAAFEVGSRRIPGPRHRAGALIEARLPEPDLRRTDDRLMRHLLTTGQYVPYRILGECGSEYETGAVAVSGRPHHPVDAEGRAHPRRFVHGVPTESVHWVTAAGIRPGVGSVTVEDSDAIAAAVLSLLADDTRADAAHVDAGEAVA, from the coding sequence GTGAAGAGCAGTACGTCGTCCATGGCCATCGTCGGGGCCGGTCCCCGTGGGCTCTCGGTGCTGGAGCGCCTGATCGCCCAGGAGCGGAAGTCCCCGTCCGCCGGCCGCATCACGGTCCACGTCGTCGACCCGTATCCGCCGGGACCCGGCCGTGTGTGGCGCACCGACCAGTCCCGGGAACTGCTGATGAACACCGTGGCCTCCCAGGTCACCGTGTTCGCCGACGCCAGCGTGAATCTGGTGGGGCCGGTCGAGGACGGGCCGAGTCTGTACGAATGGGCCCGGGACGTGGCGTCCGGCACGGTCCCCGTTCCCGGGGACGCCCTCGCGGAGGCCCGTCGCCTCGGCCCGGACACCTACCCCACCCGCGCGTTCTACGGGCACTACCTGGACCGGGTGTTCCGGACGCTGGTCGCGCAGGCGCCCGGGCACCTGGAGATCCGGGTCCACCGGGGGTACGCGGTCGCCCTGGACGACGAGTCCGGTGTGCACGGCGGACTCCAGACGCTGCTGCTCGCCGACGGCACCCGGCTGTCGGGCCTGGACGCGGTGGTGCTGGCGCAGGGCCACGTCCCGGTCCGGGCCACCGCCCAGGAGGAGCGGCTCGCCGCCTTCGCCGCCGAGCACGGTCTGGTGTACCTCGACCCGGCGAACCCGGCCGACACCGATCACTCCCGGATCGGGCCGGGCGAGAGCGTCGTACTGCGCGGCCTCGGTCTCAACTTCTTCGACCACATGGCCCTGTTGACCGCCGGGCGGGGCGGTTCGTTCGAGCGGGTGGACGGCCGGCTGGTCTACCGCCCGTCCGGGCGGGAGCCGCGCATCCTCGCCGGATCGCGGCGCGGCGTGCCGTACCACGCCCGGGGCGAGAACGAGAAGGGCGCCTACGGCCGCTACCGGCCCAGGCTGCTGACGGTGGAGAAGACGGATGAACTGCGGGCGCTCGCGGCCGACGGCGAGTGGATCCGGTTCAGCACCCACCTGTGGCCCCTGATCGCCGCGGAGGTGGAGAGCGTGTACTACGCCGCCCTGCTGGCGGGCCGGGTCGACGCGGCCGAGCTGACGTCCTTCACCGACCGCTTCCTGAAGGCCGCGGACTCGGCGGCCGACAAGACCCGGCTGCTCGACGCCGTGGGGGTCCCCGCCGTCGAACGCTGGGACTGGGACCGGATCGCCGAGCCGTACCGGGAGGAGGAGTTCGCCACCGCCGACGACTTCCGCACCTGGCTGCTGGGGCATCTGCGCCAGGACGTCGTCGAGGCCGAGCGGGGCAACGTCAGCGGCCCGCTCAAGGCGGCCCTCGACGTGCTGCGTGACCTGCGCAACGAGATCCGGCTCGCGGTCGACCACGGCGGGCTGGAGGCCAACTCCCACCGGAACGAGCTGGAGCACTGGTACACCCCGCTCAACGCCTTCCTGTCGATCGGTCCGCCCGCCTCCAGGATCGAGGAGCTGATCGCCCTGGTGGAGGCCGGCACGGTCGAGATCGTCGGGCCCGGCATGGTCGTCGAGGCGGTCACGGAGGGCGGCGCCGCGTTCGAGGTCGGCTCCCGCCGGATACCGGGGCCGCGGCACCGGGCCGGCGCGCTGATCGAGGCCCGGCTGCCCGAGCCGGACCTGCGCCGCACCGACGACCGGCTGATGCGCCACCTGCTGACGACCGGGCAGTACGTGCCCTACCGGATCCTCGGGGAGTGCGGAAGCGAGTACGAGACCGGTGCCGTCGCGGTGTCGGGCCGGCCGCACCACCCGGTCGACGCCGAGGGCCGCGCCCATCCGCGCCGGTTCGTGCACGGTGTCCCGACCGAGTCGGTGCACTGGGTCACCGCGGCCGGCATCCGGCCGGGCGTCGGCTCGGTCACCGTCGAGGACTCCGACGCGATCGCCGCGGCCGTGCTGAGCCTGCTGGCGGACGACACCCGCGCGGACGCCGCCCACGTCGACGCGGGGGAGGCCGTGGCATGA
- the pcaB gene encoding 3-carboxy-cis,cis-muconate cycloisomerase, whose product MNDRDIDAGLLSPVRAGTPVEAATGDGAWLQAMLDAEAALARAQARLGTLPASAAATISSAARAERLDVRALALAARETANPVVGLVQAFTAVVAEDDPSAAEYVHRGSTSQDILDTGAMLVAARALRLVLADLHRTADALAGLAREHRDTAMAGRTLTLHAVPTTFGLKVAGWRALVLASAERLERVLAHGLPVSLGGAAGTLAGYLEYAKVDGGVTDDGLGDYLDRLTAAYAEETGLARPVLPWHALRTPLADLAAALSHTAASLGKLAVDVQVLARTEVAEVCEPALAGRGASSAMPHKRNPVLATLIRSAALQVPVLAAGLTQCLTTEDERSGGAWHAEWLLLRECLRLAGGAAHTAVELAEGLTVRPERMRANLDLTGGQLVTERITAVLAPRIGKATARRCLTLASVLADREGRPLAEILTELPELKDAFTDGELAGLLDPDHYTGAAGLLVDRALGRPPASRTAPPRKA is encoded by the coding sequence ATGAACGACCGCGACATCGACGCGGGGCTGCTCTCCCCCGTGCGGGCCGGTACGCCCGTCGAGGCGGCCACCGGGGACGGGGCCTGGCTCCAGGCGATGCTCGACGCCGAGGCGGCCCTGGCCAGGGCCCAGGCCCGGCTGGGCACGCTGCCCGCGTCCGCCGCCGCCACGATCAGCTCCGCCGCGCGCGCCGAGCGGCTGGACGTCCGGGCGCTGGCCCTGGCCGCCCGGGAGACCGCCAACCCCGTGGTCGGCCTGGTCCAGGCGTTCACCGCCGTCGTCGCCGAGGACGACCCGTCCGCCGCCGAGTACGTCCACCGCGGCTCCACCAGCCAGGACATCCTCGACACGGGGGCCATGCTCGTCGCCGCCCGGGCACTGCGGCTGGTCCTCGCCGACCTGCACCGCACGGCCGACGCCCTGGCCGGGCTCGCCCGGGAGCACCGCGACACCGCGATGGCCGGCCGCACGCTCACCCTGCACGCCGTACCCACCACCTTCGGCCTCAAAGTGGCGGGCTGGCGCGCGCTGGTGCTGGCGTCCGCCGAGCGGCTGGAGCGGGTCCTGGCCCACGGGCTGCCGGTGTCGCTCGGCGGCGCCGCCGGCACGCTGGCCGGATATCTGGAGTACGCGAAGGTCGACGGCGGCGTCACCGACGACGGCCTCGGCGACTACCTCGACCGGCTCACCGCGGCCTACGCGGAGGAGACGGGGCTGGCCCGGCCGGTGCTGCCCTGGCACGCCCTGCGCACCCCGCTCGCCGACCTGGCCGCCGCGCTGTCCCACACCGCGGCTTCCCTCGGGAAGCTCGCCGTGGACGTGCAGGTCCTGGCCCGCACCGAGGTGGCGGAGGTCTGCGAACCGGCTCTGGCCGGCCGCGGGGCGTCGTCCGCCATGCCGCACAAGCGCAACCCGGTGCTCGCGACGCTGATCCGCTCCGCCGCGCTGCAAGTTCCCGTGCTGGCGGCCGGACTGACTCAGTGCCTGACCACCGAGGACGAGCGGTCCGGCGGGGCCTGGCACGCCGAGTGGCTGCTGCTGCGCGAGTGCCTGCGGCTGGCGGGCGGCGCCGCCCACACCGCGGTGGAGCTGGCCGAGGGACTGACCGTCCGGCCGGAACGGATGCGCGCCAACCTGGACCTGACGGGCGGTCAGCTCGTCACGGAGCGGATCACCGCCGTCCTCGCGCCCCGGATCGGCAAGGCGACCGCCCGGCGGTGCCTCACCCTCGCCTCCGTCCTGGCCGACCGGGAGGGCCGCCCCCTGGCCGAGATCCTCACCGAACTGCCCGAGCTGAAGGACGCCTTCACCGACGGCGAACTCGCCGGCCTGCTGGACCCCGACCACTACACCGGGGCGGCGGGGCTGCTCGTCGACCGCGCCCTCGGCCGGCCCCCGGCCTCCCGCACCGCCCCTCCGAGAAAGGCGTGA
- the hisC gene encoding histidinol-phosphate transaminase → MTERRHGPRPRPDLDALSAHRPGKPDYAGSFVLAANENPYPPLPGVLETAVAAAGAFNRYPDMAVGELTAELARHVGVPAEHIATGPGSVGVAQSLVLALAGEGDEVLFAWRSFEAYPVITRIAGATPVSVPLTADGAHDLDAMLAAVTDRTRLIFVCNPNNPTGNALRRAELVRFLDAVPAHVLVVLDEAYREFVRDPDVPDGLALYRDRPHVCVLRTFSKAYGLAGLRVGYAIAHEPIASALRKTAVPFGVSQLAQDAAVASLRVEDALLERVETLVGERTRVTAALRAQGWTVAGSEANFVWLPLGDHSLDFAAACAEAGVVVRPFAGEGVRVTIGGQRADDVFLETAEVFRKRL, encoded by the coding sequence GTGACCGAACGTCGGCACGGCCCCCGTCCGCGGCCGGATCTGGACGCCCTCTCCGCCCACCGCCCCGGAAAGCCGGACTACGCCGGCTCCTTCGTCCTGGCCGCCAACGAGAACCCCTACCCGCCGCTGCCCGGCGTCCTGGAGACCGCGGTCGCCGCGGCGGGCGCCTTCAACCGCTACCCCGACATGGCCGTCGGCGAGCTGACCGCCGAGCTGGCCCGGCACGTCGGCGTCCCCGCCGAGCACATCGCCACCGGCCCCGGCTCGGTCGGCGTCGCCCAGTCCCTGGTGCTCGCCCTGGCAGGCGAGGGCGACGAGGTCCTGTTCGCCTGGCGCTCCTTCGAGGCGTACCCGGTGATCACGCGGATCGCCGGCGCCACTCCCGTGTCCGTCCCGCTCACCGCCGACGGGGCCCACGACCTCGACGCCATGCTCGCCGCGGTCACCGACCGCACCCGGCTGATCTTCGTCTGCAACCCCAACAACCCGACCGGCAACGCCCTGCGCCGCGCCGAACTGGTCCGCTTCCTGGACGCCGTTCCCGCGCACGTCCTGGTCGTCCTCGACGAGGCGTACCGCGAGTTCGTCCGCGACCCCGACGTGCCCGACGGTCTCGCGCTGTACCGCGACCGCCCGCACGTCTGTGTGCTGCGCACCTTCTCCAAGGCGTACGGCCTGGCCGGACTGCGGGTCGGCTACGCGATCGCGCACGAGCCGATCGCCTCCGCGCTGCGCAAGACGGCCGTCCCGTTCGGCGTCAGCCAGCTCGCCCAGGACGCCGCCGTCGCCTCGCTGCGCGTCGAGGACGCCCTGCTGGAGCGGGTGGAGACGCTGGTCGGCGAGCGCACGCGGGTCACCGCCGCGCTGCGCGCGCAGGGCTGGACGGTCGCCGGCTCCGAGGCCAACTTCGTCTGGCTGCCGCTCGGCGACCACAGCCTCGACTTCGCCGCGGCCTGCGCCGAGGCCGGTGTGGTGGTCCGCCCGTTCGCGGGCGAGGGCGTCCGCGTCACGATCGGCGGGCAGCGGGCCGATGATGTCTTCCTGGAGACCGCCGAGGTGTTCCGCAAGCGGCTCTGA
- a CDS encoding tautomerase family protein has translation MPHVNIKHFPTPVGEEQSARLVAAITAALTENLGCTEDAVSIALEPVDPSEWTERVYRPEVVERRELLHKLPNY, from the coding sequence GTGCCGCACGTCAACATCAAGCACTTCCCCACTCCGGTCGGCGAGGAGCAGTCGGCCCGTCTGGTCGCCGCGATCACCGCGGCGCTGACGGAGAACCTCGGCTGTACCGAGGACGCCGTGTCCATCGCCCTGGAGCCCGTCGACCCGTCCGAGTGGACGGAGCGCGTCTACCGCCCGGAGGTGGTGGAGCGGCGCGAACTGCTCCACAAGCTGCCGAACTACTGA
- a CDS encoding amino acid adenylation domain-containing protein, producing the protein MLTEHGPVAPERGTDGSPSLVDLLSAQARIRPDAIAVEYRDETLTFAELVGRATESAATLRARGVRRDDCVGVFLEPSTALPVAVWGVLFAGAAYLPLSPDYPDERIRATAEDSRVSVVLTEEPLRDRLTALVPPGTTLLTPAGTATGPRAEGAAPVGTTTGSGADAPAGSPAPGDLAYVIHTSGSTGRPKGVMVEHRGIVHQMRWLARTYGLGPSTTVLQKTPMSFDAAQWEILAPCVGSRIVLAGPGAYRDPEALVDTVVRHGVTALQCVPTLLQALLDTERLPACDSLTQVFCGGEALSRRLAQRFAETLGKCELVNLYGPTECTINASACTVDPSPVAGGPSGVPIGTPVDGLAFHVLDERMRPVAPGATGELYISGVQVARGYLHRPDLTAERFLDNPFSDDPEHAVLYRTGDLVHREDGAYRFGGRVDRQVKLRGYRVELDEIRLAVEAHDWVRNAAVLVKDDPATGYRNLVACVELSPREAALMDQGNHDRHHVSKSGRFQVRAQLSDGGCRDTADLAGRRHVDLPGRTPTPAQRRRVFARKTYRFYDGGDPRPDALLALLAARTPGAAPRRPDHLSAAELGSVLRYFGQYTSDERLLPKYGYASPGSLYATQLYLEVTGPDGCAGLAPGHWYHHPVEHRLYLIEAGDGGDGAPGIRFHFAGRRRAIEPVYRNNVQEVLEIEAGHMAGLLEEVLPAYGLDVAAAPYTPEAMRRLHCAEEDHYLGAFDLVPYRADRPDVPVDVYVQIHPGRVPGMMAGQYRYADGTLERIADELVLKRHVIAINQQVYERAAFGITLVSPGPEHPHSYLDLGRRLQRLQMNDAGFGFMSSGYSSRTGHDLPAARRMEAVLRSCGRPTGPSYFFVGGRVSPEQVAHRGMREDSVHMQGPTEMIRADLVELLPDYMVPNRLVVMDRLPLTANGKVDLRALETAPETDFTAAGRPFVAPRTTTERIVRDLWQAGTGQQAASVRDDFFECGGNSLIAVGLVHRINRRFGCALPMQVLFESPTIEELARRVDGLRGASASRLVPLGAARSGRAVYCWPGLGGYPMNLRPLARRLDTGRPFLGIQAHGVNAGEDPYATIAEMAARDVRAITEAQPDGPYTLCGYSFGARVAFETAHLLERDGRRVDRLFLIAPGSPKLRTAGGGGRASYTDPAYLTILYSVFAGVVTGPALEACLRATTDEESFVSHLVGQFDGLDGELVRRITEVVRRTYEFHYTFAELRSRRIQAPVTVVKAAGDDYSFLDDSTGWSAAAPEIHELAADHYGILREPGVGELARLIADRLDTAD; encoded by the coding sequence ATTCTGACCGAGCACGGCCCGGTGGCTCCGGAGCGCGGAACGGACGGATCACCGAGCCTTGTCGATCTGCTTTCGGCGCAGGCCCGGATTCGCCCCGACGCCATCGCGGTGGAGTACCGGGACGAGACCCTCACCTTCGCGGAACTCGTCGGGCGGGCCACGGAGTCGGCGGCCACGCTGCGCGCCCGCGGAGTGCGCCGCGACGACTGCGTCGGCGTCTTCCTCGAACCCTCCACCGCCCTGCCGGTCGCCGTCTGGGGCGTCCTGTTCGCCGGCGCCGCCTACCTCCCCCTCTCGCCGGACTACCCGGACGAGCGGATCCGTGCGACGGCCGAGGACTCGCGTGTCTCGGTGGTGCTCACCGAGGAGCCGCTCCGGGACCGGCTCACCGCCCTCGTGCCGCCCGGCACCACGCTCCTCACCCCGGCCGGCACGGCCACCGGCCCCCGGGCCGAAGGCGCCGCCCCGGTCGGCACGACCACCGGTTCCGGCGCCGACGCCCCGGCCGGCTCACCGGCGCCGGGCGACCTCGCCTACGTCATCCACACCTCGGGCAGCACCGGCCGCCCCAAGGGCGTGATGGTCGAGCACCGCGGCATCGTGCACCAGATGCGCTGGCTGGCCCGGACGTACGGGCTGGGCCCGTCCACCACCGTGCTCCAGAAGACGCCGATGAGCTTCGACGCCGCCCAGTGGGAGATCCTCGCGCCGTGCGTCGGCAGCCGGATCGTGCTGGCGGGACCCGGCGCCTACCGCGACCCCGAGGCCCTGGTCGACACCGTCGTCCGGCACGGCGTGACCGCCCTGCAGTGCGTGCCGACCCTGCTCCAGGCGCTGCTTGACACCGAACGGCTGCCCGCCTGCGACTCGCTGACCCAGGTGTTCTGCGGCGGGGAGGCGCTGTCCCGGCGGCTCGCGCAGCGCTTCGCGGAGACCCTGGGCAAGTGCGAACTGGTCAACCTCTACGGGCCCACCGAGTGCACCATCAACGCCTCCGCCTGCACCGTGGACCCGTCGCCGGTCGCCGGCGGCCCGTCCGGCGTCCCGATCGGCACCCCCGTGGACGGTCTGGCCTTCCATGTGCTGGACGAGCGGATGCGACCGGTCGCCCCCGGCGCGACCGGCGAGCTGTACATCAGCGGCGTGCAGGTCGCCCGCGGCTATCTGCACCGCCCCGACCTGACGGCCGAACGCTTCCTGGACAACCCGTTCTCCGACGACCCCGAGCACGCCGTGCTGTACCGCACCGGCGACCTGGTCCACCGGGAGGACGGCGCCTACCGGTTCGGCGGCCGCGTGGACCGGCAGGTCAAGCTGCGCGGCTACCGGGTCGAGCTGGACGAGATACGGCTCGCCGTCGAGGCCCACGACTGGGTCAGGAACGCCGCCGTGCTGGTCAAGGACGATCCGGCGACCGGCTACCGGAACCTCGTGGCCTGCGTCGAACTCAGCCCGCGCGAGGCCGCCCTGATGGACCAGGGCAACCACGACCGGCACCATGTCTCCAAGTCCGGCCGGTTCCAGGTGCGCGCCCAGCTCTCCGACGGCGGCTGTCGCGACACCGCCGATCTGGCCGGCCGCCGCCATGTCGACCTCCCCGGCCGCACCCCCACCCCCGCACAGCGCCGCCGGGTGTTCGCCCGCAAGACCTACCGCTTCTACGACGGCGGCGACCCCCGCCCCGACGCCCTGCTCGCCCTGCTCGCGGCCCGCACCCCCGGCGCCGCCCCGCGCCGGCCCGACCACCTTTCGGCGGCCGAACTCGGGTCCGTCCTGCGCTACTTCGGCCAGTACACCAGCGACGAGCGGCTGCTGCCCAAGTACGGGTACGCCTCCCCCGGCTCGCTGTACGCCACCCAGCTCTACCTGGAGGTCACCGGCCCGGACGGCTGCGCGGGGCTGGCTCCCGGCCACTGGTACCACCACCCGGTGGAACACCGGCTGTACCTGATCGAGGCCGGGGACGGCGGGGACGGCGCGCCCGGCATCCGGTTCCACTTCGCGGGCCGGAGGCGGGCGATCGAGCCGGTGTACCGCAACAACGTCCAGGAGGTACTGGAGATCGAGGCCGGGCACATGGCCGGTCTGCTGGAGGAGGTGCTCCCCGCGTACGGTCTGGACGTCGCCGCGGCCCCGTACACGCCCGAGGCGATGCGCCGGCTGCACTGCGCCGAGGAGGACCACTATCTGGGCGCCTTCGACCTGGTCCCGTACCGCGCCGACCGCCCGGACGTCCCCGTGGACGTGTACGTGCAGATCCACCCCGGCCGCGTGCCCGGCATGATGGCCGGCCAGTACCGCTACGCCGACGGAACGCTGGAGCGGATCGCGGACGAGCTGGTGCTCAAGCGGCATGTGATCGCCATCAACCAACAGGTCTACGAGCGCGCCGCGTTCGGCATCACGCTGGTCAGCCCCGGCCCTGAGCACCCGCACTCCTACCTGGACCTCGGACGCCGGCTCCAGCGGCTCCAGATGAACGACGCCGGCTTCGGGTTCATGTCCTCCGGATACAGCTCACGGACCGGCCACGACCTGCCCGCGGCCAGGCGGATGGAGGCCGTGCTGCGGTCCTGCGGCCGGCCCACCGGCCCCTCGTACTTCTTCGTCGGCGGCCGGGTCAGCCCCGAACAGGTCGCCCACCGGGGCATGCGCGAGGACAGCGTGCACATGCAGGGGCCGACCGAGATGATCAGGGCCGACCTGGTGGAACTGCTGCCCGACTACATGGTGCCCAACCGCCTGGTGGTCATGGACCGGCTGCCGCTGACCGCCAACGGCAAGGTCGACCTCCGGGCGCTGGAGACGGCGCCGGAGACGGACTTCACGGCCGCGGGCCGGCCCTTCGTCGCGCCGCGCACCACCACCGAGCGGATCGTCCGCGACCTGTGGCAGGCCGGGACGGGGCAGCAAGCCGCCTCCGTGCGGGACGACTTCTTCGAGTGCGGCGGCAACTCCCTCATCGCGGTCGGGCTGGTGCACCGCATCAACCGCCGGTTCGGCTGCGCGCTGCCGATGCAGGTGCTGTTCGAGTCCCCGACCATCGAGGAGCTGGCCCGGCGGGTCGACGGGCTCCGGGGCGCCTCCGCCTCCCGCCTGGTACCGCTGGGCGCCGCCCGCTCCGGCCGGGCCGTGTACTGCTGGCCGGGCCTCGGCGGCTATCCGATGAACCTGCGTCCGCTGGCCCGTCGGCTCGACACCGGCCGGCCGTTCCTCGGCATCCAGGCCCACGGCGTCAACGCGGGCGAGGACCCGTACGCCACCATCGCCGAGATGGCGGCACGGGACGTGCGGGCCATCACCGAGGCCCAGCCGGACGGCCCGTACACGCTGTGCGGCTACTCCTTCGGCGCGCGGGTCGCCTTCGAGACCGCCCACCTGCTGGAGCGCGACGGGCGCCGCGTCGACCGGCTGTTCCTGATCGCCCCGGGCTCACCCAAGCTCCGCACGGCGGGCGGCGGCGGCCGCGCCTCGTACACCGACCCCGCCTATCTGACCATCCTGTACTCGGTCTTCGCCGGGGTCGTCACCGGCCCGGCACTGGAGGCGTGCCTGCGGGCCACCACGGATGAGGAGAGCTTCGTCTCCCACCTGGTCGGGCAGTTCGACGGCCTGGACGGGGAGTTGGTCCGCCGGATCACCGAAGTGGTCCGGCGGACCTACGAGTTCCACTACACCTTCGCGGAGCTGCGGTCCCGGCGGATCCAGGCACCGGTGACCGTCGTGAAGGCGGCGGGCGACGACTACTCCTTCCTCGACGACAGCACCGGCTGGTCGGCCGCCGCGCCGGAGATCCACGAACTCGCCGCCGACCACTACGGCATCCTGCGCGAGCCCGGCGTCGGCGAACTGGCCCGCCTGATCGCCGACCGCCTCGACACCGCGGACTGA
- a CDS encoding chorismate mutase family protein, with protein sequence MLDSPSDDGLEILRAKLDGIDKRFLEELRARIETCVEIAHYKRENDVRMMQPHRIRIVQERAARFGDEHGISQDFLRRLYDLIIEETCRVEDVVIGAAP encoded by the coding sequence GTGCTGGATAGTCCGTCCGATGACGGGCTCGAAATTCTTCGGGCGAAGCTCGACGGCATCGACAAGCGTTTCCTCGAGGAACTCCGCGCCCGCATCGAGACCTGTGTGGAAATCGCGCACTACAAGCGCGAGAACGACGTCCGCATGATGCAGCCGCACCGGATCAGGATCGTCCAGGAGCGCGCCGCCCGGTTCGGCGACGAGCACGGGATCAGCCAGGACTTCCTGCGCCGGCTCTACGACCTGATCATCGAGGAGACCTGCCGGGTCGAGGACGTGGTCATAGGGGCCGCGCCATGA